Proteins encoded by one window of Thioclava nitratireducens:
- a CDS encoding ABC transporter ATP-binding protein/permease, with protein sequence MELAAHRATILPQFALVAVELLWLPQAAAAAYVLSALAEGKAAMIWQAVALFAIVGMMRPLIAHAGRVRLDNLAEAEIARLRKTVLQSQDRHGSHSRSRLPSATAGALILDKLALLKQETVRYRPVRWNVIVVPLAILALSAWMSWVVALAFAISGPLIPVFMALVGLAAKSASERHMSEIGSLNALVMERLHAMADIRLLDATDRVIADFTIAAQRLRQRTMAVLRVAFLSSAVMELFAALGVAMVAVYVGLSLLGRLEFGAWSDGLSMFEGIYLLMLAPAFYQPMRDLAAAWHDQQGASVVHDEIAVACTDTSDRMIGEIGGDIFVNPPDTLSISGLVLAGSGAHRITCPDIELQLGQSIALSGPSGSGKSTCLASLCGLVRPLHGDIRFGGTLLDENTADACRQYCSFVPQQPFFFSGTLRHNLMLAAPDASDATLWHALDTAHAGSMVQRLPGGLDAELGEAGSGVSGGEARRLMIARAILENRPLLLMDEPTANLDAKTAALIRKTITALIREQRMVIVATHDPDLLATMGGTLQVEDTCTT encoded by the coding sequence TTGGAGCTTGCCGCGCACCGGGCAACAATCCTTCCTCAGTTTGCACTGGTTGCGGTCGAACTGTTGTGGTTGCCTCAGGCGGCGGCGGCGGCCTATGTTTTGTCCGCCTTGGCCGAGGGGAAGGCCGCAATGATCTGGCAGGCGGTGGCGCTGTTCGCGATCGTTGGTATGATGCGGCCACTGATAGCTCATGCGGGGCGAGTGCGTCTGGACAATTTGGCTGAAGCCGAAATAGCGCGACTGCGCAAGACTGTCCTTCAAAGCCAGGATCGACACGGCAGCCATTCACGCAGCCGTTTGCCTTCGGCAACCGCCGGGGCGCTGATTTTAGATAAACTTGCCCTCTTGAAACAGGAAACTGTTCGCTACCGTCCAGTCAGATGGAATGTGATCGTCGTTCCCTTGGCTATCCTAGCTCTTAGCGCATGGATGTCCTGGGTAGTAGCGCTGGCCTTTGCGATTTCCGGGCCGCTGATCCCCGTATTTATGGCTTTGGTCGGGCTTGCAGCAAAATCGGCAAGCGAACGGCACATGTCCGAAATCGGATCGCTTAACGCGCTGGTAATGGAGCGGCTTCATGCGATGGCGGACATTCGTCTGCTGGATGCGACTGACCGGGTCATTGCCGACTTTACGATAGCTGCCCAACGGTTGCGACAGCGCACTATGGCGGTCTTGCGGGTCGCGTTTCTATCTTCGGCGGTGATGGAACTGTTTGCGGCTCTCGGCGTCGCAATGGTGGCTGTCTATGTCGGTCTGTCTCTGTTGGGACGGCTTGAATTCGGGGCCTGGTCTGACGGGTTGAGCATGTTCGAAGGCATTTATCTGTTGATGCTGGCCCCGGCTTTCTATCAGCCGATGCGCGATCTGGCGGCGGCCTGGCATGATCAACAGGGCGCTTCCGTTGTGCATGATGAGATCGCAGTTGCCTGTACCGATACCTCTGATAGGATGATCGGTGAAATCGGAGGGGACATATTTGTAAATCCGCCAGACACGCTGTCCATTAGCGGGCTTGTTCTGGCCGGGTCCGGCGCGCATAGAATTACGTGTCCGGATATTGAGTTGCAGCTAGGACAATCCATTGCCCTCTCTGGCCCCAGCGGGTCAGGTAAGTCCACCTGTCTAGCCTCACTTTGCGGCCTAGTGCGGCCATTGCACGGCGACATCCGTTTCGGCGGAACCCTGCTTGATGAGAATACAGCTGATGCCTGCCGACAGTATTGCTCATTCGTACCGCAGCAGCCGTTTTTCTTTTCCGGAACCCTGCGCCACAACCTCATGCTGGCCGCACCGGACGCAAGCGATGCAACCCTCTGGCACGCCCTTGATACGGCTCATGCAGGCAGTATGGTCCAACGCCTGCCCGGTGGGCTCGATGCGGAACTGGGCGAGGCGGGAAGCGGTGTTTCCGGTGGCGAAGCCCGCCGCCTGATGATTGCCCGCGCGATACTGGAAAACCGACCTCTCCTACTTATGGATGAACCGACTGCGAACCTTGATGCAAAAACCGCCGCCCTGATCCGCAAGACCATTACCGCGCTGATACGTGAGCAACGCATGGTCATTGTGGCAACCCACGACCCCGATCTGTTGGCGACTATGGGCGGGACGTTGCAGGTGGAGGATACATGCACGACTTGA
- a CDS encoding NAD(P)/FAD-dependent oxidoreductase encodes MTKKPKVLILGGNFAGLGAAQKIRDLAGDRVDITLIDRKAYLDYIPNIPLEIFEGRDPAVTMHMPLVETLARDAVIFAQAEILALDVKNRKVTVRPNERPGAPDYTVGYDYLVIALGAELALRDIEGFAEHGYTVCDAFHANRLIRYLENDYKGGPIAIGSARFKQGKKGRPDWLPDAAAACEGPPVEVSLALAHWLGKHGKGSAKNITIFTPGELIAEDAGEKVVAQLLEAASSMGFSYINKTEDIKRLTAEGIEFADGQKLKTELNIVFPNWKPHGFLKDLPISDEVGFIVTDMKMRNPDFPEVFACGDAAALTVPKLGAIGHQEAEIVGRQIAKEVGVMSAEEADKTWMPEVVCVGDMGGGKAFYIHATSWFGGDIQELRMGRLPYASKLAYKEMFFRNHGRIPNWGLPLDEWTAEHIKL; translated from the coding sequence GGCGGTAATTTCGCCGGGCTGGGCGCAGCACAAAAAATCCGCGATCTTGCCGGAGATCGCGTGGATATCACCCTGATCGACCGCAAGGCCTACCTTGATTACATCCCCAACATCCCGCTGGAAATCTTCGAGGGTCGCGATCCGGCCGTGACGATGCACATGCCGCTGGTCGAGACGCTGGCGCGCGATGCGGTGATCTTTGCGCAGGCGGAAATACTGGCGCTCGACGTGAAGAACCGCAAAGTAACAGTGCGCCCCAACGAGCGCCCCGGCGCGCCAGACTACACGGTCGGCTATGATTATCTCGTTATTGCCTTGGGCGCTGAACTGGCCCTGCGCGATATCGAGGGTTTTGCCGAACACGGCTACACAGTCTGCGACGCGTTCCATGCCAACCGGCTGATCCGCTACCTTGAGAATGATTACAAAGGCGGCCCGATCGCCATCGGCTCGGCCCGGTTCAAACAGGGCAAAAAGGGCCGCCCCGACTGGCTGCCGGACGCGGCCGCTGCCTGCGAAGGCCCGCCAGTCGAGGTGTCGCTCGCGCTGGCGCATTGGCTGGGCAAACACGGCAAGGGCAGTGCCAAGAACATCACCATCTTCACTCCCGGAGAGCTGATTGCCGAGGATGCGGGTGAAAAAGTCGTCGCCCAGCTGCTCGAGGCTGCGTCCTCAATGGGGTTTAGCTACATCAACAAGACCGAAGACATCAAACGACTGACCGCCGAGGGGATTGAGTTCGCCGATGGTCAGAAGCTGAAAACAGAGTTGAACATCGTTTTCCCAAACTGGAAACCGCATGGCTTCTTGAAGGACCTGCCGATCTCGGACGAGGTGGGTTTCATCGTCACGGACATGAAAATGCGCAACCCAGATTTCCCCGAGGTGTTCGCCTGTGGTGACGCCGCTGCCCTGACCGTGCCAAAACTGGGCGCTATTGGCCATCAGGAAGCTGAAATTGTCGGTCGCCAGATCGCCAAAGAGGTTGGCGTGATGTCTGCCGAAGAAGCTGACAAGACCTGGATGCCCGAGGTTGTCTGCGTCGGTGACATGGGCGGAGGCAAGGCCTTCTACATCCACGCTACCTCTTGGTTCGGGGGCGACATTCAAGAACTTCGGATGGGCCGTCTGCCCTATGCGAGCAAACTTGCCTACAAGGAAATGTTCTTTCGCAATCACGGGCGCATACCAAACTGGGGTTTGCCGCTGGACGAATGGACTGCAGAACACATCAAGCTCTGA